A genomic region of Miscanthus floridulus cultivar M001 chromosome 3, ASM1932011v1, whole genome shotgun sequence contains the following coding sequences:
- the LOC136541891 gene encoding uncharacterized protein, with the protein MPGAGVEPPAPPAEAAAAAGLRPRRLRPSRVSAKRSWPPGCGRFPAPPSAPASAAAAGPEVNGVDGAPTVVGGRADEEAAPAVISPSVQNGCPDKVEEAVAPATVSPVLQNGAPPNQQGSDKVEEMADPAAVSPAAQNCALPQQEENKVEALAAILPAACSSALPHVLPQSGPERARQDGDGGGNGEAQLLRDAGELSSDGQEGNRVVQVAVPMVAVLGSCSTVGTSSVQNGDKGDGLLVAEEKGCGGSSDVGQEFAVNGDVTEIGNKTGGSELQRKENGIAGRRRKRWMEPSLNPPPKKRAVSAVHKFPPGCGRTAVTTEVSEVLKGSPVHTFSPGCGRATVTTTDTGVLDVSPISTFPPGCGRSPVNTTGSGDEGLPSETTPVNNGDALVASPVLGESASPTLALDASNKKLESKRIVDEGHSKAHNRVQVQDDFAGTKQDGDQRNVVPKATPRNVSDGKMTGKLSAHKGKQVAQEVVDDKMKNKHDGNLQRSNLRTPLSNSIDAKTKVKRLDSDKMNAGLLGNARASAGGKMESKNLSAKKEVACSNMNTKQKKFTRKLKGDDIGKDNLHSSARESKLGKLVATDQIEEPNQIIVQALMAPDNCPWTRGRKSIASASKSLVPRNKPKGKDATDASASKSLVPRNKIKGKDATPKDIPARKVDFSESVNDETMDDNETRGRKSIVSTSKSLVPMNKLDATPNDIPIGKVASFEASNDETMDDNDGINLEDDDNSRALVVYGEKREICVTVLPSVPSGSHHKQPRDHDIDARSKVRKLLQLFQATYRKLTQVEEQGKRKVGRIDLEAAKALKNDPIYKKIGAVVGNIPGVEVGDEFHFRVELSIVGLHRPFQGGIDDAKVNGVLVALSIVASGGYPDELSSSGELIYTGSGGKAGGNKGRDDQKLARGNLALKNCIKTKSPVRVIHGFKGQSRSEVSHSKGKQTSTFTYDGLYEVLECWQEGPKGEMVFKYKLQRIAGQPELALHAVKATRKSKVREGLCLPDISQGNERIPICVINTIDDMRPAPFKYITKVIYPALYEKEPPKGCNCTNGCSDSISCACAVKNGGEIPFNFNGAIVEARPLIYECGPSCRCPPTCHNRVSQHGIKIPLEIFKTGKTGWGVRSLSSISSGSFICEYTGELLKDEEAEKRQNDEYLFDIGDNFHDEELWEGLKSVVGVGSSTSSSETMEGFTIDAAECGNVGRFINHSCSPNLYAQNVLWDHDDMRMPHVMFFAVENIPPLQELAYHYNYKVGEVYDKNHKEKVKHCYCGGSDCCGRLY; encoded by the exons ATGCCGGGGGCCGGTGTGGAGCCGCCGGCGCCGCCAGCcgaggccgcggccgcggcggggcTGCGGCCGCGCAGGTTGAGACCTTCGAGGGTCTCCGCCAAGCGGTCCTGGCCGCCCGGGTGCGGTCGGTTCCCTGCGCCCCCGTCCGCGCCGGCCTCTGCGGCCGCGGCTGGTCCTGAGGTGAACGGCGTGGATGGCGCCCCCACCGTTGTCGGCGGCAGAGCCGATGAGGAGGCCGCACCCGCCGTCATTTCGCCTTCGGTTCAGAACGGATGCCCGGATAAGGTGGAGGAGGCCGTCGCCCCCGCCACAGTTTCACCTGTGCTTCAGAACGGCGCCCCGCCAAACCAGCAGGGGTCGGATAAGGTGGAGGAGATGGCTGACCCCGCCGCCGTTTCACCTGCGGCTCAGAACTGCGCCCTGCCTCAGCAAGAGGAAAATAAGGTGGAAGCTTTGGCGGCTATTTTACCCGCAGCGTGCAGCAGCGCCCTCCCACATGTGCTGCCTCAGTCAGGGCCGGAGAGGGCTAGGCAGGATGGAGACGGTGGTGGGAACGGAGAGGCACAATTGCTGCGTGATGCAGGCGAGCTGTCATCGGATGGTCAGGAAGGGAACAGGGTGGTGCAGGTGGCCGTGCCAATGGTAGCAGTGCTGGGGAGTTGCAGCACTGTCGGTACTAGTTCTGTGCAGAACGGTGACAAGGGGGATGGCTTGTTGGTGGCCGAGGAGAAGGGATGTGGTGGCAGCAGTGATGTGGGGCAGGAGTTTGCTGTTAATGGGGATGTCACAGAGATTGGAAACAAAACAGGTGGCAGTGAGTTACAGAGAAAAGAAAATGGAATTGCAGGAAGGAGAAGGAAACGGTGGATGGAACCCTCTCTGAATCCGCCGCCTAAGAAGAGGGCGGTCTCAGCCGTACACAAATTTCCACCTGGCTGTGGGAGGACTGCTGTTACCACCGAAGTCAGTGAAGTTTTGAAGGGCTCACCTGTACACACATTTTCTCCTGGCTGTGGGAGGGCTACTGTTACCACCACAGACACTGGTGTTTTGGACGTCTCACCTATAAGCACATTTCCTCCTGGTTGTGGGAGGTCTCCTGTTAATACCACAGGCAGTGGAGATGAGGGGTTACCTTCAGAAACCACCCCTGTCAACAATGGTGATGCCTTGGTGGCAAGTCCGGTTTTAGGAGAGTCGGCTTCTCCAACTTTAGCGCTAGACGCCTCCAATAAGAAATTGGAAAGCAAGAGAATAGTGGATGAAGGACATAGCAAGGCTCACAATAGGGTCCAAGTTCAAGATGATTTTGCCGGtaccaaacaagatggtgaccaGCGAAATGTTGTTCCAAAAGCTACACCGAGGAATGTTTCTGATGGGAAGATGACGGGGAAACTCTCGGCACATAAAGGGAAGCAGGTAGCACAAGAAGTGGTGGATGATAAGATGAAAAATAAACATGATGGAAATTTGCAAAGAAGTAATCTCAGGACACCTTTGAGCAATTCCATTGATGCAAAGACAAAAGTAAAGAGGTTGGATAGTGACAAGATGAATGCCGGATTGCTTGGTAATGCACGGGCCTCTGCAGGTGGGAAGATGGAAAGTAAGAATTTGAGTGCTAAAAAGGAAGTGGCGTGCTCAAATATGAACACAAAGCAAAAGAAGTTTACTCGTAAGTTGAAGGGTGATGACATAGGCAAGGATAATTTGCATTCATCCGCTAGGGAGTCCAAGCTTGGAAAACTTGTTGCAACTGATCAAATTGAAGAGCCTAACCAAATAATTGTACAAGCATTGATGGCTCCTGACAATTGCCCTTGGACACGAGGAAGAAAGTCTATTGCTAGTGCTTCCAAGTCTCTTGTTCCTAGGAACAAGCCAAAGGGAAAGGATGCTACGGATGCTAGTGCTTCCAAGTCTCTTGTTCCTAGGAACAAGATAAAGGGAAAGGATGCTACTCCAAAAGATATACCAGCAAGAAAAGTGGATTTTAGTGAATCGGTCAATGATGAGACAATGGATGACAATGAGACACGAGGAAGAAAATCTATTGTTAGTACTTCCAAGTCCCTTGTTCCTATGAACAAGCTAGATGCTACTCCAAATGATATACCAATAGGAAAAGTGGCCTCTTTTGAAGCGAGCAATGATGAGACAATGGATGACAATGATGGCATTAACTTGGAAGATGATGACAACTCTAGGGCGCTAGTTGTGTATGGAGAAAAGCGAGAAATATGTGTCACGGTTCTTCCGTCTGTTCCTTCCGGGTCACACCACAAGCAACCTAGGGACCATGATATAGATGCTCGAAGCAAAGTTAGGAAGTTGCTCCAGTTGTTCCAGGCGACGTATCGAAAGCTTACACAAGTTGAGGAACAAGGTAAACGCAAAGTTGGGAGGATTGACCTTGAAGCAGCTAAGGCACTAAAGAACGACCCTATCTATAAAAAGATTGGGGCCGTTGTGGGAAATATTCCCGGTGTTGAAGTTGGCGATGAATTTCATTTTAGAGTTGAGTTGTCCATAGTTGGTCTCCATCGCCCATTTCAAGGAGGTATTGACGATGCTAAGGTGAATGGTGTCCTCGTTGCTTTAAGTATCGTTGCCTCCGGTGGCTATCCTGACGAATTATCAAGCTCGGGGGAACTAATATACACTGGTTCCGGAGGGAAGGCTGGCGGGAATAAAGGAAGAGATGATCAAAAGCTTGCGCGGGGCAATCTTGCCTTGAAGAATTGCATCAAAACCAAATCCCCAGTTCGTGTGATTCATGGGTTCAAAGGCCAAAGTAGAAGTGAAGTTAGTCATTCTAAAGGCAAGCAAACTTCAACATTTACATATGATGGGTTGTATGAAGTGTTGGAATGTTGGCAAGAAGGCCCAAAAGGTGAGATGGTCTTCAAGTACAAGTTACAGAGGATCGCAGGGCAACCTGAATTAGCCCTACATGCAGTTAAGGCAACAAGGAAGTCCAAAGTTCGTGAAGGTCTTTGTTTGCCTGATATATCTCAAGGAAACGAGAGGATACCCATATGTGTGATCAACACAATTGATGACATGAGGCCAGCACCATTTAAATACATCACCAAAGTCATATATCCAGCTTTGTATGAAAAAGAACCTCCAAAGGGTTGCAACTGTACAAACGGCTGCTCGGACTCTATTAGCTGTGCTTGTGCGGTGAAGAATGGAGGGGAAATACCGTTCAATTTCAACGGTGCTATTGTTGAGGCCAGGCCTCTCATATATGAGTGTGGTCCATCATGCAG GTGCCCGCCAACGTGCCACAATAGGGTGAGTCAGCATGGAATCAAAATTCCACTAGAAATATTCAAGACAGGGAAGACAGGTTGGGGTGTAAGATCCCTCAGTTCTATATCATCAGGCAGTTTCATATGCGAGTATACTGGTGAGCTAttgaaagatgaagaagctgaaAAGAGACAGAATGACGAGTATCTATTTGATATTGGTGATAACTTCCATGATGAAGAACTTTGGGAGGGGCTAAAGTCGGTGGTTGGTGTAGGATCTTCTACCTCATCCTCTGAGACAATGGAAGGCTTCACAATAGATGCAGCTGAGTGCGGCAATGTGGGAAGATTTATCAACCATAGTTGTTCACCAAACCTCTATGCCCAAAATGTTCTCTGGGACCATGATGACATGAGGATGCCGCATGTTATGTTTTTTGCTGTTGAGAATATCCCACCACTACAGGAGCTGGCCTACCATTATAATTATAAGGTAGGGGAGGTCTATGACAAGAATCACAAGGAGAAGGTTAAACATTGCTACTGTGGCGGCTCGGATTGCTGTGGCAGGCTCTACTAA